From Pirellulales bacterium:
GCGAATCTCGGTCTCGTCGCGAACCTGCAAGAGCGCGTCGACGCGGCCCAACTCCTTCAGCTCGCCCTGGTGCAGAATAGCGATGCGGTCGCACACGTCCTGCACGTCGGCCAGCAAGTGGCTCGACAAGACGACCGTCTTCCCCTGCTCTTTGAGCCGGATGATGAGATCCTTCATCTCCCGGGTGCCGATCGGATCGAGGCCGCTCGTCGGCTCGTCGAGCAGAATGAGCTCCGGGTCGTTGATCAGGGCCTGCGCCAAACCGATGCGGCGCGTCATGCCTTTGGAATACTCTTTGAGCGGCCGGCGCTTGGCGCCTTGCAGGCCGACCATGTTGATCAGCTCTTGCGTGCGCTGGCGGCGCGTCGCGGCGCTCATGTTGAACAAGCGGCCGTAGAAATCGAGCGTCTCTTCGGCATTCAAGAAACGATAGAGGTACGATTCCTCGGGCAGGTAACCGAGCCGCTCGTTCTTGTTCACGTCGGAGGCGGGCTGGTTGAAGACGAGCGCGTCGCCACTGGTGGGAAAGAGCAGGCCCAAGAGCAGCTTGATCGTGGTCGTCTTGCCCGAGCCGTTCGGCCCCAGCAGGCCGAAAACCTCGCCCCGTCGCACTTCGAGATCGAGCGCCTTGAGCGCCCGAACTTTTTGACGCCCCCAGAAGTCGCGATAAACCTTCGAGAGGTTTCGCGTCTCGATAACAACCTCGGGCTGCATAGCACAACCGCCTTGTGAAAAGGAAGAAAAGATCGCGCGTTGCCTTGAATCATTCGAAGGCGTTCGATCGCGACGAGTGGTCGCGGTACGCCCCCCGTCCGGCGATGACCCGCCTGGCGTGCGACGCTCGCGACCGCTGTTCCGGCGCCCAATATTCAGGTGGCCCGACGGCGGCGCGACGAAACGGTGCCTCACCGCTAGGTTTACGCACGCCCGCTGGTGCCTGTTCGCGGCAGAACCAGCCCCCGGCAGATCACTGGCGGGTGCCCCTGCACATGAAGTTCCATCGCGAACGAAACCCCCAAGATACTAGCACTTTAGGGCGTCTTCAAGCCGGCGAGCGACCCCGGCGTGCAGAAGCCATCGCATCCGTCATTCTTGATGGATGAAAGCCCGCATTGGCGACAGATGTGCCCTGGTAATGAGGGCACCTCGCGGCGGCCCACACTGGAAGCCCGTTACAGTTCATGGCAAGATGGCCCTTTCCCACGACTCGGACGAGCAGGCGCAAGCAAGGAGGCGGCGATGGCCAGACAGGTCGCGGTCGTTATGGCCGCGGGCAAAGGGACTCGGATGAAGTCCGAGCTGCCCAAGGTGCTGATTCCGGTCCTCGGGCGGCCGATGGTCCGCTACGTCGTCGACGCGCTTCGCGCCGGCGGCATCGAGCGGATCGTGGTCATCGTCGGTTACCGGGGAGAACTGGTCCGGCAAGAGCTGCAAAACGAGCCGGGGGTCGAATTCGCCGAACAGCGCGAGCAGCTCGGCACCGGACACGCCGTGATGATGTCGCGCGAGGCATTGGCCCAGCACCAGGGTCCCGTGCTGGTCGTGGCGGGCGACTCACCCATGCTGCAGCGCGACAGCGTCGCGCGGCTCATGGCGGAATACGAACATGGACATCCCGCCTGCATCTTGGGCACCGGCTACAAGTCGGACCCGCGTGGGCTGGGGCGGATCGTGCGGGACGAGCGGCGCCAGTTTCTCCGCATCGTCGAGGAGCGAGACGCCAGCGAGGCGGAACGGGCCATCACCGAGGTGAACCTGAGTTGCTACGTGTTCGACGGCCGCGAACTGTTTGGAGCACTCGATCAACTGAAGCCACAAAACGCCCAGGGAGAGTATTACCTGACCGACTGCCCCGGCCTCCTGCTGGCCGCGGGCAAAGAGGTGCGGGCGCTCGACGTGTTGAAACCGGTCGAATCGCTGAGCATCAATACGCCCGACGAGCTAGCGGTCGTCGAGGCGGCGCTTCGCGAGCAGAAATAGATTTACCTGCGATCGTTGGCCCCACCAGCATCGAGCGAGTGTGTGGCACTGCTGGACAAGCCGGCAGCGCCGCACGAAACATGACACCTTCGAACTACATTCCTTTCTCTCCGTGACTCTGCGTCACCGCGTGAACCAAACATGAACGACTTGAAGATCTTCAGCGGTCGAGCCAACGCCGATCTCACGCGCCAGATTTGCGACTATCTGGGTCTACCGCTGGGAGCGATCTCGATCGGCAATTTTCCCGACGGCGAGATCTCCTGCAAGATCGACGAAGACGTGCGGGGCCGCGACGTCTATCTCGTGCAGCCCACCTGCCCGCCGGTCAACGAGAACCTGATGGAGCTCTTGATCATGATCGAGAGCTGCAAACGGGCCAGCGCCGAGCGCGTCACCGCGGTGATGCCCTACTACGGCTACGCCCGGCAGGACCGCAAGGACGCGGGGCGCGTGCCGATCACGGCCAAGCTCGTGGCGAATATCATTACCCGGGCCGGGGCCGATCGCGTGCTGACGATGGACCTGCACGCGGCGCAGATTCAGGGCTTCTTCGACGTGCCGGTCGATCACTTGTACGCCGCGCCGGTATTGAACGATCACTTCCTGGCCATGCGGCTCAAGCCCGACGACATGATCGTGGTGAGCCCGGACGAAGGGAGCATCAAGCGCGCGCTCGGACATGCCAAGCGATTGGGAGGCCGTCTGGCGATCGTCGACAAGCGCCGTTCGAGCGCCACTGACACGAGGCAAGAGAACATCATCGGCGGCTCGGTCGAAGGGAAGGTCGCGCTGATGTTCGACGATATGATCAGTACGGCGGGCTCGATCTGCGGCGCCGCCCGCGCCGTGATGGAGGCCGGCGCCCGGGAAGTTCACGTCGCGGCGACGCACGGCGTGCT
This genomic window contains:
- a CDS encoding NTP transferase domain-containing protein, encoding MARQVAVVMAAGKGTRMKSELPKVLIPVLGRPMVRYVVDALRAGGIERIVVIVGYRGELVRQELQNEPGVEFAEQREQLGTGHAVMMSREALAQHQGPVLVVAGDSPMLQRDSVARLMAEYEHGHPACILGTGYKSDPRGLGRIVRDERRQFLRIVEERDASEAERAITEVNLSCYVFDGRELFGALDQLKPQNAQGEYYLTDCPGLLLAAGKEVRALDVLKPVESLSINTPDELAVVEAALREQK
- a CDS encoding ABC transporter ATP-binding protein; translation: MQPEVVIETRNLSKVYRDFWGRQKVRALKALDLEVRRGEVFGLLGPNGSGKTTTIKLLLGLLFPTSGDALVFNQPASDVNKNERLGYLPEESYLYRFLNAEETLDFYGRLFNMSAATRRQRTQELINMVGLQGAKRRPLKEYSKGMTRRIGLAQALINDPELILLDEPTSGLDPIGTREMKDLIIRLKEQGKTVVLSSHLLADVQDVCDRIAILHQGELKELGRVDALLQVRDETEIRVAGLPDAALDEIRSVVERHHGTLVRMGNPTTTLEELFLQIVRDSEARPGRRVVGSQASDN
- a CDS encoding ribose-phosphate pyrophosphokinase, whose protein sequence is MNDLKIFSGRANADLTRQICDYLGLPLGAISIGNFPDGEISCKIDEDVRGRDVYLVQPTCPPVNENLMELLIMIESCKRASAERVTAVMPYYGYARQDRKDAGRVPITAKLVANIITRAGADRVLTMDLHAAQIQGFFDVPVDHLYAAPVLNDHFLAMRLKPDDMIVVSPDEGSIKRALGHAKRLGGRLAIVDKRRSSATDTRQENIIGGSVEGKVALMFDDMISTAGSICGAARAVMEAGAREVHVAATHGVLCGPAIQNLENAPVESVVITNTLPLPAEKAIGKIKILSVAPLLGEAIKRIHRNESVSRLFS